One Aegilops tauschii subsp. strangulata cultivar AL8/78 chromosome 7, Aet v6.0, whole genome shotgun sequence genomic window carries:
- the LOC109767709 gene encoding uncharacterized protein, whose amino-acid sequence MESEGSTSPNGGAACAVCGGAAALYCPADAAALCVPCDAAVHSANPLASRHERVPLAAAVAATSGVYDLFAADEEGGSSWPTPGQGSPNSGSSGFSNNGSGIEMSLFDLLSDVDLVATGAGGTMLSDNGGVAPLWLQPGLAADGSAAWASSWSPSEAVVVPSAADRAERVRRYREKRKNRKFHKTIRYASRKAYAEARPRIKGRFVKRPAAAADDGDNTSAGEAAAKFWLSFSDNSVGFQVASHGVVPSF is encoded by the coding sequence ATGGAGAGCGAAGGCAGCACGAGCCCCAACGGCGGCGCTGCCTGCGCGGTCTGCGGCGGCGCCGCGGCCTTGTACTGTCCGGCGGACGCGGCGGCTCTCTGCGTGCCCTGCGACGCGGCTGTCCACTCGGCCAACCCTCTGGCCTCACGCCACGAGCGCGTGCCGCTGGCGGCCGCCGTGGCGGCGACCTCCGGCGTGTACGACCTCTTCGCGGCTGACGAAGAAGGCGGCTCGTCCTGGCCGACGCCGGGGCAGGGGAGCCCCAACAGCGGCTCGTCCGGCTTCAGTAATAATGGCAGTGGTATCGAGATGAGCCTGTTTGACCTGCTCTCCGACGTCGACCTCGTGGCCACCGGCGCCGGCGGAACCATGCTATCGGATAACGGCGGCGTCGCGCCGTTGTGGCTGCAGCCCGGCCTCGCCGCGGACGGCTCTGCTGCGTGggcctcctcgtggtcgccgtcggaGGCAGTCGTCGTCCCGTCGGCGGCGGACCGGGCGGAGAGGGTCAGGCGGTACCGCGAGAAGCGCAAGAACCGCAAGTTCCACAAGACCATCCGCTACGCCTCCCGCAAGGCGTACGCCGAGGCGCGGCCCAGGATCAAGGGCCGCTTCGTCAAACgccccgcggcggcggcggacgacggcGACAACACGAGCGCCGGCGAGGCGGCCGCCAAATTCTGGCTCTCCTTCTCCGACAACAGTGTAGGGTTCCAAGTTGCATCCCATGGAGTCGTGCCAAGCTTCTAG